The Methanosphaera sp. WGK6 genomic sequence GGAAGAACTCTAACTACTACTTGATTTGGATTAATTTCTTTAACAATTTCAGATAATGTCATAACACCTGCAAGATGCATTAATTTGTTTTCTTCATTTTTTAACAGAGTTTTAGCTTTTTTAGCACCTTCTATAAAACTAGGTACTTTATAAATTAAATTAGATTTAGGTAATATTGTTGAAGCTCGTTCATATCTAATATAATTAATTCCTGTTTTCTCACAACTTTCAATTGCTGTCTCTGTTGCAACTGCTGCAAAGGGGTGTGTTGCATCTATAAGAGTGTCAATTTTTTTTTCTTTAATTACCTTAATAAAATCTTCTTCACATAATGCTTTTGATATAACTTCAGTTGCACCTGCAGATTTAGCTATTTCTGATCCATAATCCGTAACTGTTGTTGCAAGAATGTAATTATTCTTATCCTCATTTAAAAAATTAATCACTTTCGTTGCATCAGATGTACCGGACATTATCATATATCTCATTTAATATATCTCCATTTTTTTATCCTTTTTTTAGAATATAATATGTTATATTGTATTTATCCTAAATATTTATTATCTTATTAAATCTATGATAATTCATTTTATTTGATTTTTTATCTATTTAATTTAGTTAATAAATAATATAGTAATATGGAACAATATTTATTTAATTTGTTCAATAGAGTATATTATGGATTAAATACTATTTTTTGCAGAGTCAATAAATCATTTTATTATTTTTTTAAAATATATAATGCCATTTTTTTGTAATTAACTAGTTTTATTTTATTTTGATATTTATAATTTATTTCTTCAGTAAATAATGGTTTAATTAAAATATCACAATTAAATTTTTCAGATAATTTGAAAATATCTGGTTGTAATTCTTCAGGAGGTCTTATGGAATATATTAAATCGGCATTTTCATATATCTTGGAGGTTGGTTTAGTAATATCATCTTGGATAATTGTTTCATTATATGGATTAATATCTACTAATTTAATTGTAGTTTGAGGTAATTTTTGTTTAAGAATTGTACTAGGTTCTAATATTTTACCAACTCCTACTTCAATTATTTTGTTACTATGTCCATAGTTTTGAATTATGTATTCTGAAAAGTTTTCCCATATTTTACTCATATTTATGATCCTCCTTTTTTTAGTTATTATTTAATTTTTAGTTCATGTATATAACAAGGAATTTGTTGGGTTTTTTATAGTTAATGTATGTTCTAATTTAGAAAAAAATATTTTTTTTTGATAGATTATTATTATTTAATTATTTTGTAATTATATGCTGTTTTTTTAGTATTAAATGTATTTTATTCTATTATTATATTAATTACTTAATTATAAAAATATATAATTATATATTATTTTAATGGGATGAGTTATGATTATACGTGATTTTAGACTATCTGATTTGGATGATGTTCTGCGGATTGAATTCAATGAATTTAAAGATCCATATCCTGTTGATATTTTAGTACAACTATATAATTGTGGAGCAGGATTTTTAGTAGCTGAAGTTGCACAAAAGATAATTGGTTATATTATTTTTTGGATAAAAGATGGTTTTGGTCATATTATTGTAATAGCTGTTGATCATAATTATCAAAGTATGCATATAGGGTCAGTACTATTGGAAAAAGCACTTTATTTGTTTAAACGAAATAATATTGGTGTGGTTAGATTAGAAGTTCGTAAATCTAATATTCGTGCAATAAAATTTTATCAAAAAAATGGTTTTATAAAAATAGCTGAAGAAGACAATTATTATGCGGATTATGAGTCAGCAATAATTATGCAGTATTCAAATCCGAACAGTTAATTTACTTTTTTTTCTTAATTTACCGTTACTTTTTTTTAGTATTAACTACTATATATTAATATTAGAAATGGGCATTTGAAATTTTATTAAAAAATAATTTCTAATATAAATATATTTCATTTTAATTTAAAAATAATTGTATAAATAATTTTATTTTAATAGAAGTGTATTTTATGGAACGTTAATTTAATTAAAAATATTTATTAAAGTTTTTTTTAATAATATAATTTAATTAGGTATGTAATTGATGTAATATATTATAATTTAGAGATTAAATGTATTTTGATGTTAATTATATTCTTTTAAATTATTCAAAGTTCATTATCAATTCGTTAAATAAATCAAATAAGTAATAATAGTTTTTAGGTGTTTTAAACCTATTATATTATTTCTATAATTAAAAATCGGGGTTTTTAAAGTGGTAAAGACTGCAAAATTAGCGTTGGAAGATGGTACAATTTTAGAAGGAGAAGGGTTTGGTGCTGAAACTGTTAAATCTGGAGAAATTGTATTTTCAACCGCAATGACTGGATATGTTGAATCTTTAACTGATCCATCCTTCAAGGGTCAAATATTAATGTCAACGTATCCATTAGAAGGAAATTATGGAGTATCATCTGAATGGTATCAATCAGATGATGTTAAAGTAGAAGCATATATAGTAAGACAAGTATGTACAGAACCTTGTCATCCAAAATCTGAAAAAACATTGCCTGAATTTTTGGAAGAATTTGGAGTTCCAGGTATTAGTAACATAGATACAAGAGCTTTAACATTAAAAATTAGAGAATTAGGTTCAATGAAAGCAGCTGTAGCTAACATTGATATTAGTGATGAAGAATTACTTAAAATAGTTCAGGAACAAGTACCTTTAGAGGATAGAATGTTAGTTAATGAAGTTTCTGTAAAAGAACCAAAAATAATTCAGGAACGAAAAGAATATAATGTCGCTGTTTTGGATTGTGGAGTAAAAAAGAATATCTTAAACCATTTAACACGACGTAATGTGGGGGTTGTTTTAATTCCACCTACAACAAGTGTGGAAGATATTTTAGAATTAGATGTTGATGGAATACTAATTTCTAGTGGTCCAGGTAATCCTGAAAATGTAGATAAAATTCAGGATACAATTAGAAACTTATCTCAAAAAATGCCTATTGCTGGAATTTGTTTAGGTCAACAGATAATAGCATTAAGTTTTGGAGCGAAAATATATAAAATGAAATTTGGACATAGAGGTTCAAATCAACCAGTACAAGATATCGCTACTGGAAAAGTATATATGACTTCCCAAAATCATAGTTTTTCAATTGATGAAGAATCAATAAAAGATACAGGTTTAGAAATAACTCAAATTAACTTAAATGATGGAACACCTGAAGCTTTAAAACATAAAACATTACCTATATTCAGTATTCAATATCATCCAGAAGCTGGACCAGGACCACATGATTCTAACAGATTCTTTGATGAGTTTATAGAAGTAATTAAAAGTCATTAGATAGACTATGCCATATTCAATACATTTTTTTAGGAGTTAGTAATTATGCCGAAGGATAAAGATATTAAAAAAGTATTAATAATTGGTTCAGGACCTATACAAATAGGACAAGCAGCTGAATTTGATTATTCCGGATCTCAAGCATGTAAATCTCTAAGAGAAGAACATGTAGAAACAGTTTTAGTAAACAGTAATCCTGCTACTATTCAAACAGATATTGATTCAGCAGATAAAGTATATGTTGAACCATTAACTGCAGAAGTAGTAGCAAAAATAATTGAAAAAGAACAAGTAGATGCAATATTACCAACAATGGGTGGACAAACAGGTTTAAACATTGCTATAGATTTGGATAAAATAGGGGCACTTGATGGAATTAAAGTATTGGGTTCACCAATTGAAACTATTAACAATGTAGAAGACCGTGATTTATTTGCAGAATTTATGGATAAACTGGATGAACCTATACCAAAATGTCATGCAATAAATACCTTAGAAGAAGCTTATCAAGCCGTTGAAGATATTGGGTATCCAGTTATTGTAAGACCTGCATTTACATTAGGTGGAACTGGTGGTGGTGTAGCAAACAACAAAAAAGAATTAGAAGAAATCGTAAATCATGGTTTAGATATGAGTTTTATCAACCAAGTATTAATTGATGAATCAGTTCTTGGATGGGAAGAATTTGAATATGAAGTCATGAGAGATAAAAATGATTCATGCATCATAGTATGTAATATGGAAAATATAGACCCAATGGGAATACATACTGGTGAAAGTACTGTTGTAGCTCCAACACAAACACTATCTGATGAAGATAATCAAAGATTACGTAATGCATCAATAAAAATTATCCGAGCTTTAGGAATATGTGGTGGATGTAATATTCAATTTGCAGTACATCCAGAAACTAAGGAATACAAAGTAATTGAAGTAAATCCTAGGGTAAGTAGAAGTAGTGCATTAGCATCAAAAGCGACTGGATATTCAATTGCAAAAGTATCCTCAAAAATCGCTTTAGGAATGACATTAGATGAAATTAAAAATGATATTACTAAAGAAACTCCTGCTTCATTTGAACCTGCAATAGATTATGTAATTGCAAAAATACCACGATGGCCTTTCGATAAATTCAAGGGAAACACTGGTGAATTAGGTGTTCAAATGCAGTCTACTGGTGAAGTAATGGCAATAGGAAGAACTATTGAAGAAGCATTACATAAAGCTATAAGATCATTAGATATAGATCAAGAAGCATTTGAATACACAGAATACACAGATTATGATTTAGAACATGCTACTGATGAAAGAATCTTTGAATTATACTCTGCAGTAAAAGATGGAAGACCTATTGAAGAACTTGCAGAAATAACGAAAATAAATCCATTCTTTATTAATAAAATTAAAAACATCTGTGATATGGAAGATTTGATTCAAGAAAATGGAATAGATGTATTATCTGATGCTAAATTATTTAGAAAAATTAAACAATATGGATTTTCTGATAAACGCATAGGTCAATTAATTGATGAGGATGAAACTACTATTTTCAAAGCAAGACATGAAATTGGTTTAATACCTGAATATAAAATGGTAGATACATGTGCTGCAGAATTCGAAGCTAAAACACCATATTACTATGGAACTTATGATTCAGCACCACAAGAAGAAAAAGATGATAAAAAGAAAATAGTTGTTTTAGGTGCAGGTCCAATAAGAATTGGTCAAGGAATAGAATTTGATTACTGTTGTGTACATGCTGCATTAGCATTAAAAGATGATGATGTTGAAACAATACTTATAAATAATAACCCCGAAACAGTAAGTACTGATTATGATATATCTGATAAACTATACTTTGAACCTTTAACAAAAGAGGATGTATTAGCAGTATTAGAAAAAGAAAATCCTTATGGTGTAATTGTACAATTTGGAGGACAGACTTCAATTAACTTAGCTCAAAGTATAAGTGAAGCAGGATATAAAATATTAGGTACTCCTTTTGAAAGTATTGACATGGTAGAAGATCGTGAACAATTCACAGAGGTACTTAATGAATTAGATATTCCACAAGCAGATTATGGAATAGCAAATTCACTTGATGATGCAAGAGAAGTAGCACATTCAATAGGGTTCCCAGTACTTGTAAGACCATCATATGTTCTTGGTGGACGAGCAATGGAAATAGTATATGATGATGATGCACTAGATGACTATATGAAAGAAGCAGTAAAAGTATCTAAAGAACATCCAATTCTTGTAGATAAATTCTTAGAAGATTCTATAGAATTAGATGTGGATGCTCTTTCAGATGGTGAAGATGTGTATGTATGTGGAATAATGGAACATATCGAAGAAGCAGGTATACATTCTGGAGATTCTGCATGTGTAATTCCACCTCAAAGTGTTCCACAAGAAATAATAACACAAGTAGAAGAATACACTAAAAAACTCGCATTAAAACTAGGGGTCATTGGATTAATAAACATTCAATATGCAATTAAAATGGATGAAGAACCAAAATTATATATTATTGAAGCAAATCCTCGTGCAAGTCGTACAGTTCCATTTGTAAGTAAATCAATTGGAATCCCAATTGCAAAAATCGCATCTAAATTAATGTTAGGCTCTAAATTAAAAGATTTTGATTTAGTAAATTATGCTGATATAAAGCATGTATCTGTAAAAGAGTCAGTATTCCCATTCTTAAAAATACCTGATGCAGATGCAGTACTTGGTCCAGAAATGAAATCTACTGGGGAAAGTATGGGTATAGATAAAAACTTTGGATTAGCATATTATAAAGCACAATTAGCTGCAAATATGAAATTACCAACAGAAGGTAAAATATTTTTAAGTGTAAGAGATTTGGATAAACCTAAAATAGCACCAATAGCTAAAAAAGCTAAAGAGTTAGGTTTTGACTTGATAGCAACAAGAGGTACTGCTGAAGCAGCTCCTGATGTGGAAATTGATGTAATTAGAAAAGTAAGTCAAGGTTCACCAAATATTAGAGATGCAATGTTAAATGGTGAAGTTGCATTTGTAATTAATACTCCATCTGGAAAACAATCTGCAGATGATGGTTATATTATCCGAAGATTAACTATTGAATTAGGAATTCCTTATGTAACAACAATTGCTGGGGCAAATGCAGTTCTTAAAGCAATAGAAGAAGCAGGTTCTGGAGAATTTAATGTAAAATCATTAAATGAGTATGGTGAATTATAATTTACTTCTCTTTAACCTTCTTAAATCTTTTTTTTTATAATTTATTTTATGAGATGATTTTTTCATGATAACTATTAAAAATGGATTAGTTCTCACAGGAATTAATCTTGAACCCGTTCAAACAAATGTTGTAATAAATGATGATGGACGTATAATTAAATTATCACCTCACTATGAAGAAGGTGAAATAATTGATGCTACAAATTGTATTGTAATGCCTGCCTTTATAAATGCACATATTCATATAGGAGACTCTATAGTAAAAGATGTGGGAGATGGTTTATCAATAAAAGAATTGGTTGAACCACCTAATGGACTAAAACATCAAAAATTAAAAGAAGTTAATGACGATGAAATAATTGAAGCAATGCATGAATCAGCAAAAGAAATGTTATATTCAGGAATATCTACTTTTATTGATTTTAGAGAAGGTGGTTTAAAAGGAATTGAATTATTAAAGAAAGCAACTTATGATCTTCCGATTAATGCATGTATTTTAGGTAGAAGTGATGAATATTATAGTTCCACTATAACTCCAAATGAGGCACGATTAATCACTAGAGAATTATTACAATACTGTGATGGTATAGGTTTAAGTGGTATTAATGATATTGATCCGGAAATTATATTACAAATAGCAGAAGTATGTAATGATGAAGATAAAATAGCAATGATTCATGTTGCTGAATATTATGAACTACAAGAAAAATCAATTCAACTAACTAATCAAACAGAAGTTGAACGAGCATTACGTGCAGGTTTCACTAATTTAGTACATGTAACACATCCTATCATGCAAGACCTTGATTTAATAAATGCATCAAGTCCATTTATTATTTCATGTCCAAGATCTAATGGAATGTTATCAGTAGGTATTCCACCAATATCTGCATATGTTGAGGATGGAATTGATGTGGCATTAGGTACTGATAATGTAATGTTTAATAAACCCGACATGTTTAGAGAAATGGAATATGCATTAAAATCTGTAAGGGGAGCTTATAAAAATAAAATAACTGCAAAAGATATTTTAAAAATGGCTACTATAAATGGTTTTAAAATATTAGGTAAGGATATTAGTATACAAGAGAATAATATATCAGATATACTTGTTATTCGAAGAAAATCTGAAGATCCTTATTTATCCGTTGTAAATAGGTCTTCTTCTGAAGATATTGTTAATTTTATCATGGGAAATCAAATGTAAAAAAAAGTAGACTTATATGTCTAATTATAATAACATTGTTTAATATTTATTTTTATTTTCATTCATTTCTTTTTTATTATTTTTTTCTAATTCTTCTCTTGTTATAAAGTGTTGTTCAAGTTGTTTACGAATTTCATTGGGAATTGTTTTACTTTCTTGTTTAATAAAATCAAAATATACAATAACTGTTGAACCATTATCTCTTAGTTGTCCATTTTGCCATGCTTCTTGAAATACTGTGAATGAACTATTACCTATTTTGCTAATATAAGTTCTTATTTCAACATCATGTCCATAATATATTTGTTTTAAATAATTATATTCTGCATGAACCATGATAAGATTCCATTTTTTATAAGTTAATTCAAGATCAGGTACAAATATTTTGAAAATAGGGTTTCGTGCAGTTTCAAACCAAAGTGGAATATTATTATTATTTATATGTCGTAGTCCATCAGTTTCACCCATACGTGGTGTAATAATAGTTTTATACATAATTTTGTTCCTCTATTAATTATTTTTAATTTTTTTTTAAAAAAAGAAGGTGGTTAGAATGTGTTTTCAATAATTGTTTTAATAGATAAACTATCGTTTGTATCATTGGTTGTATTATTGGTTATATTTGTATTATTTTTAGTAATATTCGTGTAATTTGTTGTATTTGTTGTATTATATGTAGTGATATTTGTTGTATGATTTGTACTTGAATTATTTGTTGAATTGTTTAGTGTTATATTTTTAGCTTCAAATGAGTTTTCTTTAATTACATTTAATGTATTCGATGGTTCTGTTAATGATGTTGGAATAATTTCTTTACTTATTGTTTCACCAATATGGTTCATTCCAAATACTGTTCCACTACTCATTGCTAGTAATGAGACTAATAATATGATTATAAGTCCACTTTTACTACTATCATTCATAGTATCACCATTTTTTTTTATTCTACTGTTACAGATTTAGCTAGATTTTTTGGTTTATCAGGATCTATATTTTTCTCAATACTAATGTAATATGACAATAATTGTAAATCAATTATATATAATAGTGGTGCTATTATTTCATCAATAATTGGGTTAAATAGTATTTTATCTTCTACATCATCAATTTGAGTATCATTACTTGCACCTAATATTATGATATCTGCACCACGTGCACGTATTTCCTGTAAATTATTATATGTTTTATTATAACTTGGACCTGGTGGTAATATTCCAACTACAGGAATGTTATCATCAATCAGTGCTAAGGGACCATGTTTAAGTTCTCCTGCAGGATATCCTTCACCATGTATGTATGTAATCTCTTTAAGTTTCAATGCACCTTCTAATGCAGTAGGATAATTAAATCCTCTACCAA encodes the following:
- the carB gene encoding carbamoyl-phosphate synthase large subunit, with protein sequence MPKDKDIKKVLIIGSGPIQIGQAAEFDYSGSQACKSLREEHVETVLVNSNPATIQTDIDSADKVYVEPLTAEVVAKIIEKEQVDAILPTMGGQTGLNIAIDLDKIGALDGIKVLGSPIETINNVEDRDLFAEFMDKLDEPIPKCHAINTLEEAYQAVEDIGYPVIVRPAFTLGGTGGGVANNKKELEEIVNHGLDMSFINQVLIDESVLGWEEFEYEVMRDKNDSCIIVCNMENIDPMGIHTGESTVVAPTQTLSDEDNQRLRNASIKIIRALGICGGCNIQFAVHPETKEYKVIEVNPRVSRSSALASKATGYSIAKVSSKIALGMTLDEIKNDITKETPASFEPAIDYVIAKIPRWPFDKFKGNTGELGVQMQSTGEVMAIGRTIEEALHKAIRSLDIDQEAFEYTEYTDYDLEHATDERIFELYSAVKDGRPIEELAEITKINPFFINKIKNICDMEDLIQENGIDVLSDAKLFRKIKQYGFSDKRIGQLIDEDETTIFKARHEIGLIPEYKMVDTCAAEFEAKTPYYYGTYDSAPQEEKDDKKKIVVLGAGPIRIGQGIEFDYCCVHAALALKDDDVETILINNNPETVSTDYDISDKLYFEPLTKEDVLAVLEKENPYGVIVQFGGQTSINLAQSISEAGYKILGTPFESIDMVEDREQFTEVLNELDIPQADYGIANSLDDAREVAHSIGFPVLVRPSYVLGGRAMEIVYDDDALDDYMKEAVKVSKEHPILVDKFLEDSIELDVDALSDGEDVYVCGIMEHIEEAGIHSGDSACVIPPQSVPQEIITQVEEYTKKLALKLGVIGLINIQYAIKMDEEPKLYIIEANPRASRTVPFVSKSIGIPIAKIASKLMLGSKLKDFDLVNYADIKHVSVKESVFPFLKIPDADAVLGPEMKSTGESMGIDKNFGLAYYKAQLAANMKLPTEGKIFLSVRDLDKPKIAPIAKKAKELGFDLIATRGTAEAAPDVEIDVIRKVSQGSPNIRDAMLNGEVAFVINTPSGKQSADDGYIIRRLTIELGIPYVTTIAGANAVLKAIEEAGSGEFNVKSLNEYGEL
- the cobK gene encoding precorrin-6A reductase, producing the protein MRYMIMSGTSDATKVINFLNEDKNNYILATTVTDYGSEIAKSAGATEVISKALCEEDFIKVIKEKKIDTLIDATHPFAAVATETAIESCEKTGINYIRYERASTILPKSNLIYKVPSFIEGAKKAKTLLKNEENKLMHLAGVMTLSEIVKEINPNQVVVRVLPNTFSITKTQNTGIPAKNIIAMQGTYSKEFNMSLMKEYNVTAIITKESGESGGAEEKINAALELNIPVVLVTRPHVKKLENHRIVRSIDELKEII
- a CDS encoding UPF0146 family protein, whose protein sequence is MSKIWENFSEYIIQNYGHSNKIIEVGVGKILEPSTILKQKLPQTTIKLVDINPYNETIIQDDITKPTSKIYENADLIYSIRPPEELQPDIFKLSEKFNCDILIKPLFTEEINYKYQNKIKLVNYKKMALYILKK
- the carA gene encoding glutamine-hydrolyzing carbamoyl-phosphate synthase small subunit, which translates into the protein MVKTAKLALEDGTILEGEGFGAETVKSGEIVFSTAMTGYVESLTDPSFKGQILMSTYPLEGNYGVSSEWYQSDDVKVEAYIVRQVCTEPCHPKSEKTLPEFLEEFGVPGISNIDTRALTLKIRELGSMKAAVANIDISDEELLKIVQEQVPLEDRMLVNEVSVKEPKIIQERKEYNVAVLDCGVKKNILNHLTRRNVGVVLIPPTTSVEDILELDVDGILISSGPGNPENVDKIQDTIRNLSQKMPIAGICLGQQIIALSFGAKIYKMKFGHRGSNQPVQDIATGKVYMTSQNHSFSIDEESIKDTGLEITQINLNDGTPEALKHKTLPIFSIQYHPEAGPGPHDSNRFFDEFIEVIKSH
- the rimI gene encoding ribosomal protein S18-alanine N-acetyltransferase, coding for MIIRDFRLSDLDDVLRIEFNEFKDPYPVDILVQLYNCGAGFLVAEVAQKIIGYIIFWIKDGFGHIIVIAVDHNYQSMHIGSVLLEKALYLFKRNNIGVVRLEVRKSNIRAIKFYQKNGFIKIAEEDNYYADYESAIIMQYSNPNS
- a CDS encoding thioesterase family protein, which gives rise to MYKTIITPRMGETDGLRHINNNNIPLWFETARNPIFKIFVPDLELTYKKWNLIMVHAEYNYLKQIYYGHDVEIRTYISKIGNSSFTVFQEAWQNGQLRDNGSTVIVYFDFIKQESKTIPNEIRKQLEQHFITREELEKNNKKEMNENKNKY
- a CDS encoding amidohydrolase family protein — protein: MITIKNGLVLTGINLEPVQTNVVINDDGRIIKLSPHYEEGEIIDATNCIVMPAFINAHIHIGDSIVKDVGDGLSIKELVEPPNGLKHQKLKEVNDDEIIEAMHESAKEMLYSGISTFIDFREGGLKGIELLKKATYDLPINACILGRSDEYYSSTITPNEARLITRELLQYCDGIGLSGINDIDPEIILQIAEVCNDEDKIAMIHVAEYYELQEKSIQLTNQTEVERALRAGFTNLVHVTHPIMQDLDLINASSPFIISCPRSNGMLSVGIPPISAYVEDGIDVALGTDNVMFNKPDMFREMEYALKSVRGAYKNKITAKDILKMATINGFKILGKDISIQENNISDILVIRRKSEDPYLSVVNRSSSEDIVNFIMGNQM